In one Bartonella grahamii subsp. shimonis genomic region, the following are encoded:
- a CDS encoding lysozyme, with protein MRKISSAGLALIKQWEGLRLQAYKDTIGVWTIGYGHTSTAGRPFVHKGMTITEKQAEEILSQDLRQFENTVEKNVTVSLTDEQFAALVSFCYNIGTSAFCNSTLLKKLNNGEYEAVPAELQKWTKAGGKRLHGLAHRRAAEAGLWAKGAYVSPNYQTVETQAPMGFFKAEALTPIIGSFSGLGGLLAGNGPIQWALATIMVLAACAGIFFVAKRFREQRL; from the coding sequence ATGAGAAAAATATCATCAGCAGGCCTTGCGCTCATTAAACAATGGGAAGGATTGCGTTTACAAGCCTATAAAGATACCATCGGGGTATGGACAATCGGCTATGGGCATACCAGCACTGCTGGCAGACCCTTCGTTCACAAGGGCATGACCATTACTGAAAAACAAGCAGAAGAAATTCTTTCTCAAGATTTAAGACAATTTGAGAATACCGTTGAAAAAAATGTGACGGTTTCCTTAACGGATGAACAATTCGCCGCGTTAGTATCGTTTTGCTATAATATAGGAACATCGGCTTTTTGCAATTCGACCCTGCTCAAAAAGCTCAATAACGGAGAATATGAAGCCGTCCCTGCTGAATTACAAAAGTGGACTAAGGCAGGAGGAAAACGTCTTCACGGTTTAGCGCACCGTCGTGCAGCCGAAGCAGGATTATGGGCAAAAGGGGCTTATGTTTCTCCCAACTACCAAACCGTAGAAACGCAAGCACCAATGGGATTTTTCAAAGCAGAAGCGCTTACACCGATTATTGGTTCTTTCTCTGGACTTGGAGGCTTATTGGCAGGCAATGGTCCCATCCAATGGGCATTGGCAACTATTATGGTTTTAGCCGCCTGTGCTGGCATCTTCTTTGTGGCAAAACGGTTTCGGGAGCAACGCTTATGA
- a CDS encoding YopJ/AvrA family T3SS effector serine/threonine acetyltransferase: MKPQDSSDSSLPHSSQILGMANAPEEASAQKATKTPEGAHADASLVNLTAHLERLNIEKIKNTPFNRAELKDIIAGLEQHNADGSWSKNYYDILDLYMMPALVDQANRKYSEMNLKLATPPDGFALALKETLANGIKSSRLIVNAHDRGIHFAVVDHQTVDGKTSLIFLEPTSLRDTLPALLALRTRQSIEDHQLPNIHLAMAEMDIQRSSSECGMFSLSLAKKLYLEADKLERLHRDNIKGMLCEPDTPLPPEKLDPYLPARLYKHVQGRRRLEQYLKANPQAAHEKVNKKQETLTERFEKNLSSTETKTVSVSQHRKRATEYKSLMM, from the coding sequence ATGAAGCCACAAGATTCTTCAGATTCTTCCCTCCCTCATTCCTCACAAATACTAGGAATGGCAAATGCACCCGAAGAAGCAAGCGCACAAAAAGCTACGAAGACACCAGAAGGGGCGCATGCAGATGCATCACTCGTCAATCTCACAGCACATTTAGAACGGCTCAACATCGAAAAAATTAAAAATACTCCTTTCAACCGTGCGGAATTAAAAGATATCATTGCTGGTTTAGAACAGCATAATGCCGATGGAAGTTGGAGCAAGAACTATTATGATATTTTAGATCTTTACATGATGCCAGCCTTGGTAGATCAAGCAAATCGTAAATATTCAGAGATGAATCTTAAACTTGCGACGCCCCCTGACGGCTTTGCCCTTGCCCTCAAAGAAACACTAGCGAACGGCATAAAATCTTCTAGACTGATTGTTAATGCACATGATAGGGGCATCCATTTTGCGGTTGTCGATCATCAAACGGTTGATGGCAAAACGTCTTTGATCTTTTTAGAACCTACCTCACTGCGTGACACACTCCCCGCATTACTCGCACTAAGAACACGACAATCCATTGAAGATCACCAATTGCCAAATATTCATTTGGCCATGGCAGAAATGGATATTCAACGCAGTTCCTCTGAATGTGGAATGTTTAGCTTAAGCCTTGCCAAAAAGCTTTATCTTGAAGCTGATAAATTAGAAAGACTGCACAGAGATAATATTAAGGGTATGTTATGTGAACCAGATACGCCTCTACCTCCTGAAAAATTAGATCCATATCTTCCAGCTCGTTTATACAAACACGTGCAAGGGAGAAGACGTCTCGAACAATATCTAAAAGCCAATCCGCAAGCAGCACATGAAAAAGTCAACAAAAAGCAAGAAACGCTAACCGAGAGATTTGAAAAAAACTTAAGTTCAACAGAGACAAAAACTGTTTCTGTTTCACAACACAGAAAAAGGGCAACAGAATACAAATCTCTGATGATGTAA
- a CDS encoding DNA adenine methylase: MMKQEFTQTLFAWMGGKHYLRKKIIPILNNIDHETYVEAFLGSGVIFLNKRPAKYSVINDLNGEITNLFQCVQNDFDDLAKRLEWFVCSRQLFFELAAIEPESLSEVERAARFLFLQRCVMYGKKEYVSFGFGRKKPPLFNPDKLLARMRRVRQKLLDTTILNLSWERVVELFDAPDSLFYLDPPYLVKKKCYSSGNFVEDDFVNMAKVLKSIQGKFALSLNDCDAVREIFKDFDFLELETLWTAGTAKKPPRKELLICNCNI; this comes from the coding sequence ATGATGAAACAAGAATTTACACAAACATTGTTTGCGTGGATGGGTGGTAAACACTATCTGCGTAAGAAAATTATACCGATTTTAAATAATATTGACCATGAGACCTATGTTGAAGCGTTTTTAGGTTCAGGTGTTATTTTTCTAAACAAACGACCAGCAAAATATTCAGTTATTAATGATCTGAATGGTGAGATCACGAATTTGTTTCAGTGTGTTCAAAATGATTTTGATGATTTAGCCAAACGACTGGAGTGGTTTGTTTGTTCAAGACAGTTGTTTTTTGAACTTGCGGCTATTGAACCAGAGAGCCTCTCCGAAGTTGAAAGAGCCGCTCGCTTTTTGTTTCTCCAACGTTGTGTGATGTATGGGAAAAAAGAGTATGTCTCTTTTGGCTTTGGAAGGAAAAAGCCTCCATTATTTAATCCCGATAAGCTTTTAGCAAGGATGCGACGTGTTAGACAGAAGCTTCTTGATACGACGATCTTAAATTTGTCGTGGGAGCGGGTTGTCGAACTTTTTGATGCTCCAGATAGCTTGTTTTACCTAGACCCGCCTTATCTTGTGAAGAAGAAGTGTTACAGCTCTGGGAATTTTGTTGAAGATGATTTTGTGAACATGGCAAAAGTTCTCAAAAGCATCCAAGGCAAATTCGCCTTGAGTCTGAATGATTGTGATGCGGTTCGAGAGATCTTTAAAGATTTTGACTTTTTAGAATTAGAGACCCTTTGGACAGCAGGTACGGCAAAAAAACCTCCCCGAAAAGAACTCTTGATTTGTAATTGCAATATATAG
- a CDS encoding DUF6471 domain-containing protein: MQHSKSDEWRNKAKGIVKAEIALRNLSYADVAEKLKDLGIEETPQNLSNKISRGAFGADFMLQVLTAIGCNEIRLI, translated from the coding sequence ATGCAACACTCAAAGAGCGATGAATGGCGAAATAAAGCCAAAGGCATTGTTAAAGCGGAAATTGCCCTTAGAAACCTTAGCTATGCTGATGTGGCAGAAAAGTTAAAAGACTTAGGTATTGAGGAAACCCCACAGAACCTTAGCAATAAGATTTCTCGTGGAGCTTTTGGGGCGGACTTTATGTTGCAGGTTTTGACTGCGATTGGATGCAATGAAATTCGTTTGATTTAA
- a CDS encoding transposase, whose amino-acid sequence MLSLAIAWLSDDKCHAMLCELRWGSAEIVVCPKCQVQNKAYYIASCKQWQCKHCKYHFSVISSTLFSHHNCHYGRFFLPVPFTSMR is encoded by the coding sequence ATGTTGTCATTAGCCATTGCTTGGTTAAGTGATGACAAGTGCCATGCTATGCTGTGTGAATTGCGTTGGGGTAGTGCAGAAATCGTGGTTTGCCCGAAATGCCAAGTACAAAATAAAGCCTATTACATTGCCAGTTGTAAACAATGGCAATGTAAGCATTGCAAATATCACTTTAGTGTAATATCAAGCACTCTCTTTTCTCACCATAATTGCCATTATGGACGATTCTTTTTGCCTGTGCCATTTACGTCAATGCGGTGA
- the fumC gene encoding class II fumarate hydratase — protein MVETRQETDSFGTISVRQDRYWGAQTERSLHNFNIGSEKQPLTIIYALSLVKKAAALVNMDKGKLSPKIGKAIVTAADEVLSGTFDTHFPLSVWQTGSGTQSNMNVNEVIANHASMLLGGKLGSKKPVHPNDHVNMSQSSNDSFPTALHIATTLQTRQHLFPILEALITTLRKKEEEFADIIKIGRTHTQDATPLTLAQEFSGYRAALEANLQRIETALADVQMLAQGGTAVGTGLNAPKGFDVAFAETISSLTGISFKTAHNKFEALAHHGALAHFHGSLNALAADLFKIANDIRFLGSGPRSGLGELNLPENEPGSSIMPGKVNPTQCEAMTMVAAQVFGNHTSVTFAASQGHFELNVYKPVIGYNVLQSITLLGDCMRSFDMHCIQGLQANRIHIHSLMERSLMLVTALAPEIGYEKAAEIAKAAHKNDTTLRTEALKAGVSVEDYDRLVDPKKMISPQ, from the coding sequence ATGGTTGAAACACGTCAGGAAACGGATAGCTTTGGAACGATTTCGGTACGTCAAGATCGTTATTGGGGCGCACAAACTGAACGTTCTCTGCATAATTTTAATATTGGCAGTGAAAAGCAGCCTCTTACCATCATTTACGCCTTAAGCCTTGTAAAAAAAGCTGCTGCCCTTGTAAATATGGACAAAGGTAAGCTTTCACCAAAGATTGGAAAAGCGATTGTCACGGCTGCCGATGAAGTTCTCTCTGGCACATTCGATACGCATTTTCCCCTTTCTGTTTGGCAAACAGGCTCTGGCACTCAAAGCAATATGAATGTCAACGAAGTTATCGCCAACCACGCCAGCATGCTTTTAGGAGGAAAACTGGGAAGCAAAAAGCCTGTTCATCCCAATGACCATGTCAATATGAGCCAATCATCGAACGATTCCTTTCCCACAGCACTTCATATTGCCACCACGCTGCAAACACGCCAACATCTCTTTCCCATTCTTGAAGCACTCATCACCACTTTAAGAAAAAAAGAAGAAGAATTTGCCGATATCATTAAAATCGGCCGCACCCATACGCAAGATGCAACCCCCTTAACGCTTGCACAAGAATTTTCAGGCTATCGTGCCGCATTAGAAGCCAATCTTCAACGCATTGAAACGGCCCTTGCTGATGTTCAAATGCTTGCCCAAGGAGGAACAGCTGTCGGAACAGGACTGAATGCACCAAAAGGTTTTGACGTTGCCTTTGCTGAAACAATCAGCTCTCTAACGGGAATATCCTTTAAGACGGCTCACAATAAATTTGAAGCACTTGCCCATCATGGCGCCCTTGCGCATTTCCACGGGAGCTTGAATGCCCTCGCTGCTGATCTGTTTAAAATTGCCAATGACATTCGGTTTTTAGGCTCAGGACCACGTTCCGGTTTAGGCGAATTAAATTTGCCTGAAAATGAACCCGGCTCTTCTATTATGCCTGGCAAAGTCAACCCCACCCAATGTGAAGCCATGACAATGGTTGCAGCCCAAGTTTTTGGTAATCATACCAGCGTAACCTTTGCCGCAAGCCAAGGACATTTTGAACTCAACGTTTATAAACCTGTTATTGGCTATAACGTTTTACAATCGATTACCCTTCTTGGTGATTGCATGCGCTCTTTTGATATGCATTGCATTCAAGGATTACAGGCCAATCGCATTCATATTCACTCGCTCATGGAGCGCTCACTCATGTTAGTCACAGCTCTTGCACCAGAAATTGGCTATGAAAAAGCTGCTGAAATTGCCAAAGCAGCGCATAAAAATGATACAACTTTGCGCACCGAAGCATTAAAAGCAGGCGTTTCTGTAGAAGATTATGACCGATTAGTTGATCCCAAAAAGATGATTTCTCCCCAATAA
- a CDS encoding outer membrane protein, translating into MKTTCLITLSILTFITASTAQAADTVIFEPSKPKVSLQNASSSRISPVTVSAPFSWSGFYFGGQIGYFSNKNTLNYAQEAKTGKWAWVDRNLSPKLSGLRASLYAGSNIDLGGDFVFGFDTDIAWSGQKSTQTNNGKKILDELDSINIAFKEAGIPIIKPAAPDETIPNYGDIVVSSVTLKEKWTGAARTRIGFASHRLMPYIAGGIAYTQMQYIMSLLSKSQEDSTIFASGNVLDETKIMFGYTVGGGFDLAMTDNIIMRTEYRYSDFFKKKFANDNLKISSQTHDFRFGIAYKF; encoded by the coding sequence ATGAAAACGACATGTTTAATTACACTATCTATTCTCACTTTCATTACCGCTTCAACAGCGCAAGCAGCAGATACGGTAATCTTTGAGCCATCAAAACCGAAGGTTTCATTGCAGAATGCTTCATCGTCACGTATCTCTCCGGTTACTGTTTCTGCACCTTTTTCTTGGTCTGGTTTTTATTTTGGAGGACAAATTGGATATTTTTCCAATAAAAATACTCTAAATTACGCACAAGAAGCCAAGACTGGGAAATGGGCTTGGGTTGATAGAAATTTATCACCAAAACTATCAGGATTGAGAGCAAGTTTGTATGCAGGTTCTAATATTGATCTGGGAGGTGACTTTGTTTTCGGTTTTGATACAGACATAGCCTGGTCTGGGCAAAAAAGCACCCAAACAAACAATGGAAAGAAAATTCTAGATGAATTAGACTCTATTAACATTGCCTTTAAAGAAGCTGGGATTCCTATCATAAAGCCTGCAGCTCCGGATGAAACGATACCCAATTATGGTGATATTGTTGTCAGCAGTGTAACATTGAAAGAAAAATGGACTGGTGCTGCGCGCACGCGTATTGGTTTTGCTTCCCATCGTCTTATGCCTTATATTGCAGGGGGTATAGCCTATACACAGATGCAATATATCATGTCACTTTTATCAAAATCGCAAGAAGATTCGACAATTTTTGCTTCTGGCAATGTATTAGATGAGACAAAAATAATGTTTGGCTACACTGTTGGTGGTGGTTTTGATCTTGCAATGACAGATAATATCATCATGCGTACAGAATATCGTTATTCAGATTTTTTTAAAAAGAAATTTGCAAACGATAACCTTAAAATCTCTTCCCAAACGCATGATTTTCGTTTTGGTATCGCTTATAAATTCTAA
- a CDS encoding GmrSD restriction endonuclease domain-containing protein, giving the protein MDSPITNLKAKAYLAYSGKLTIQPEYQRNYIYADGKRDVAVIKSILKGYPLGLLYFNQTGDGIYEVLDGQQRITSIGRFVTNKFAIMDNNKTPQYFNALPPEQQDLINKTNLLVYVCDGEEIEIKNWFKTINIAGVPLNEQELLNAVYSGKFVTLAKAEFSNSQNANINKWASYVRGSALRQDFLATALEWVSRNNVGDYMSRYRHNDNISKLKTYFNTVIDWVSGIFTTVEKEMQGLEWGRLYETYKSKPYNPQTISEQVKTLYADPYVKDRKGIFEYVLGGMMDKKLLNVRVFDEATKKSTYAKQTTNSEVNGISNCPLCVISNNVNKNKIWKLANMDADHVTAWSKGGATDKANCEMFCKTHNRAKGNK; this is encoded by the coding sequence ATGGATTCACCTATAACGAATTTGAAGGCAAAGGCTTATTTGGCTTACTCAGGCAAACTTACCATTCAACCTGAATACCAACGCAATTATATCTATGCTGATGGTAAACGTGATGTTGCCGTTATTAAATCTATCCTAAAAGGCTACCCATTGGGTTTGTTGTATTTTAACCAAACAGGGGATGGTATCTATGAGGTTTTAGACGGACAGCAACGCATTACCAGTATCGGGCGATTTGTTACCAATAAATTTGCCATCATGGATAACAATAAGACCCCGCAATATTTCAACGCACTACCACCTGAACAGCAAGATTTGATTAATAAAACCAACCTTTTAGTATATGTATGTGACGGTGAGGAAATCGAAATTAAAAACTGGTTTAAAACCATCAACATTGCAGGCGTACCACTCAATGAACAAGAATTATTAAATGCTGTCTATTCAGGAAAATTTGTAACCCTAGCGAAAGCCGAATTTAGCAACAGCCAAAACGCCAATATTAACAAATGGGCGAGTTATGTGCGAGGATCAGCTTTACGCCAAGACTTTTTAGCCACCGCCCTTGAATGGGTCAGCCGTAACAATGTAGGCGACTACATGAGCCGTTACCGTCATAATGACAACATCAGCAAACTAAAAACCTATTTTAATACCGTAATTGACTGGGTATCAGGGATTTTTACTACTGTTGAGAAAGAAATGCAAGGGTTAGAATGGGGGCGATTATATGAAACCTACAAATCCAAGCCTTACAATCCGCAAACCATTAGTGAGCAAGTAAAAACCCTATATGCAGACCCTTATGTCAAAGACCGTAAAGGAATTTTTGAATATGTGCTAGGTGGTATGATGGATAAAAAATTACTTAATGTAAGAGTATTTGATGAAGCTACAAAAAAATCAACCTATGCCAAACAAACCACCAATTCCGAAGTGAATGGTATTTCAAATTGCCCGCTATGTGTAATCAGTAACAATGTCAATAAAAATAAAATTTGGAAACTTGCCAACATGGATGCAGACCATGTGACCGCGTGGAGTAAAGGGGGTGCAACCGACAAGGCTAATTGTGAAATGTTCTGTAAAACGCATAATAGAGCTAAGGGTAATAAATAA
- a CDS encoding lysozyme gives MRKISKEGLELIKQWEGLRLEAYRDTACVWTIGYGHTSNAGHPLVKKGMCISQEQAEEILCKDLKQFEQTVEESVTVSLTDCQFAALVSFCYNVGTAAFRKSTLLKKLNQGDYEAVPLELQKWNKVDGKPLQGLANRRAAEAGLWAKGAYISSNYQRVETKAATGLLKIEALAPIIGSCSGFGGLLAGNGPIQWALAGIMVLAAVTGIVFVAKRFREQRL, from the coding sequence ATGAGAAAGATATCGAAAGAAGGATTAGAGCTTATCAAACAATGGGAAGGTTTGCGTTTAGAGGCTTATAGAGATACGGCATGTGTCTGGACGATTGGTTATGGTCACACCAGCAATGCGGGTCACCCCCTTGTCAAAAAAGGCATGTGTATTAGCCAAGAGCAAGCAGAAGAAATCCTTTGTAAAGACTTAAAGCAATTCGAGCAGACGGTAGAGGAATCGGTCACGGTTTCGTTAACGGATTGCCAATTCGCGGCATTGGTCTCGTTTTGCTATAACGTAGGAACAGCTGCTTTCCGCAAGTCAACATTGTTGAAGAAACTTAATCAAGGCGATTATGAAGCCGTACCCTTAGAATTACAGAAATGGAATAAGGTAGATGGTAAACCTCTTCAAGGACTTGCGAACCGTAGAGCAGCGGAAGCGGGATTATGGGCAAAAGGGGCTTATATTTCCTCAAATTATCAAAGAGTGGAAACGAAAGCAGCGACAGGGCTTTTAAAGATAGAAGCACTTGCCCCGATTATAGGGTCTTGTTCTGGTTTTGGCGGCTTGTTAGCAGGCAATGGTCCAATCCAATGGGCATTAGCAGGCATAATGGTTTTAGCGGCTGTAACGGGCATTGTGTTTGTCGCCAAGAGGTTTCGCGAGCAACGCTTATGA
- the groES gene encoding co-chaperone GroES — protein sequence MANIQFRPLHDRVVVRRVESENKTAGGIIIPDTAKEKPQEGEVIAVGNGALDDNGKRVPLEVKTGDRILFGKWSGTEVKINGEDLLIMKESDIMGIMG from the coding sequence ATGGCTAATATACAATTCCGCCCACTTCACGATCGTGTCGTTGTCCGTCGGGTTGAATCTGAAAATAAAACGGCAGGTGGGATTATCATCCCTGATACAGCAAAAGAAAAACCTCAAGAAGGCGAAGTGATTGCTGTTGGCAATGGCGCTCTCGATGATAATGGCAAGCGTGTGCCTTTAGAGGTAAAAACAGGAGACCGTATTCTGTTTGGAAAATGGTCTGGAACTGAAGTCAAGATTAATGGGGAAGACCTCCTCATTATGAAAGAATCTGACATTATGGGAATTATGGGCTAA